DNA sequence from the Neomonachus schauinslandi chromosome 16, ASM220157v2, whole genome shotgun sequence genome:
AGCTTGTTTTCATTAACAAAtaaattatgaggaaaaaaagagaactaggAAACTGACCAGccaaaagagatttaaaagacTATCCTAATttaaacagagaacaaaataaaaacttgaaactagtCAGAGTTACACATATTTAATgctattatgaaataatttcttaCTCTTAGTGTGAGAATGTGtactgtgttgtttttatttaaagagacTCTTATGTTTTAGAGACGcgtactgaaatatttacatcTGACATGATGCTTACGATTCATTCCAAAATAATCCAAGGTGAGGGCAGGGGAAAAGGCGTGCCAGGAGAAGTCTGACCATGAGTTGCTAACTGTTGAAGGTGGAAGACAGGTAATGGGATTCATGTACTTTTATTATTCCTACTTTTGTATGTgtgaaatctttctttaaaagaaaaaaatgcttgatttttaaattttttatctaaaCTAATGAGAGAGAAAGTCAAATTCTGCTATACTCTTTTCAAAAGGCTGGAATTAAAGTAGTTTTCTACTTCCCCAAATGCTCAGCAAATAGAAATGAGCATTGACCTGAGGAGGTTCAAAATTTGGTCTCCACCAGTTACCAATGCAGTCATCAATGACCCAGTcttgcaggactccatcctgacGACCCAGTATCTGTCAAAAAGAAGTAATACAGTCAGTAAACAACTAAATATACCTACCCATGAatatccttcttttttaagatatagATTTCCTCTTTATAATTTCTTGTCTATTATTATCTATGTCACTTGGTCCAGGACATAACTATTAGTCCCAAAATGGCAATCTAGTATCAACCTAACTATATAGGACCAACAAATCTGTTGTTATGCCCTGGCCACACATGAAAAGCCAAAGGTGACCACTTTCTTACCTCAGCCAATGCCATACATACAATAGTTTTAAATCACTACCTAACTAAATTATagaaaaaactttcatttttataaatctgtGTGGCATAATATTAAACTTAagttattttaatcaaaattatacTCTATACATTTTAATTGGTCAAACATGGTTCTACAAGGTTTATGAGAAAGAGAAGTTCCCTGTCCTGCTTTCCCCATTTCCATTGGCTGTAACTTTCAACTCTTTGCGGTTTTCCCCCATTCTTGCCTCTATTTTTACAAGCattcacctttttaaagaaactgttttAGTTTCAGAAGGTtgctgggggggggcagggatgggctaGATAGAAGGTGGGTATTAAGGACACTCGTGATGAGCACTagatattatatgtaagtgatgaatcactaaattctactcctgaaactataaacactgtatgttaactgactagattttaaataaaaacttgaaacaaacaaaaaaaccaaacttttagtttcagatttacagaaaaaaatgcaagatgGTACAAACTTCCTATGTATCCTACATCCAATTTCCCCTATTTACATCTTACACTAGCACAacacatttgtcacaactaatgaaCCAATACTGTTACTTTATTAACTGAAAGTGAATACTTTATTCAGATGTCCTTAGTTTTTAAACTAATGTCCTTTTCCAGTCTCAGAATCTCCTGTAGTAACAgtttctcagtttccttgtttttgatgatcttCACAGTTTTAAGGAATACTAATCAGATATTTTATAACATGCCCCTCAGTTAGACTGGGATTATGGATTTTGGGGAGTTTGGAGAGGAAGACCACCAAACTAAAGtaccattctcatcacatcatgtcaAGGGCAAGTTATACAGACAGGACTTTTCactgatgttaaccttgatcacctggctgacgTACTGTTCATCAGTTTCTCCACTATAGTTATACTTTTCATGCATTCTTTTTGGTCATTTCTtgattactttatatttttataaacctaaagaaaagaagcaatgaaCACCCTCTACTGTGACTGAGAATgtggatcttttattttttttaaagattttatttatttatttgacagagagagacacagcgagagagggaacacaagcagggatagtgggagagggagaagcaggcttcctgcacagcagggagcccgatgcggggctcgattcgaggaccctgggatcatgacctgagccgaaggcagacgcttaacgactgagccacccaggcacccctgagaatGTGGATCTTAAAACAATATCCTCCATTCATACTTTCTCTTCCACTATCCTCCCATTATCAATATCTAGTTAAGTCTACATTCAGTATTTAAATTACTATGACTAGGTGACTCAGACACACCAGAGTGTTTAGTAAACTATAATTTCATTTACTATACAACTATCCTTTTCCTTTAGAGTTAATAACTGTTTCATACATATATCATTCACTATCACTACTTCATCTCCACGTTCTCCCAAGAACTTAAATTTCTTCTCAATTCAAATGTCAATTATTctgtcaatttcatttttttcctaggaGACACTTTCTATCATCCTCCTCTAGTCTTAGATGCTCTCAGCCCTGCCTCGCAAATGGGAGTCCTAgggcttccctctgcctctcttccatgTTGTTAGATCCTCTCTATATTTTGAACCCTGTATCTtcttagttttttctttcattttggtaGTGAATACCCTCCAGCAGCTTCCTGAGAAAAGTTACGAGAGATATATTTCTGGAAACTCTGTATGTCTGGAAATAATTACCTCCACACTTGATTTATGGTTTGATTAGACAGAGAATTCAATGGCAGAAATCATGCTCTCTCAGAATTATGAAGGCATGTTACAAGACCTTTTAACTTCCGGTATTATTTCTAGGAAGTCAATACCATTTCTGTTGATGCTTTGTATTTAACTCATGTCTCCCCTCCATTCCCCAACTTCAGAAGTTTTTAGGATCTTCTCTTTATCCTTACTGATTGAAACTTTCATGATGATACGCCTTTGCATGGATCTTTTAACATTCATAAGAGGGCAGGCCAGCAGGTCTCTTCAACCTGAAAACTCATGTTAAGTCTGAATTATTGCTTTGATATTCTTCCTCTGCTCCATTTATCTATAATCTATTTTGGTCCTTCTAGAATGACCcactaattttatcttttctcaccTTTGTTTTACCTTTTCATCCTACTTTCTAGATTTCCTCAATTCAATCTTTTAACCCTCTACTGAATGTTTTGTTTCTGCTAACATTTTTTCAACACTCATGGGTTCTTTCTTATTGGCTGAATAGTCTTTTTTATGGCCCAGTGTTCCACAGATGAGCTATCTCCTCTCATCACatcaagaatatttattataggggcacctgggtggctcagtcattaagcgtctgccttcagctcaggtcgtgatcccagggtcctgggatcaagccccgcatcgggctccctgctcggcaggaagcctgcttctctctcccccactccccctgcttgtgttcctgctctcgctatctctctgtcaaataaataaataaaatctttaaaaaaaaaaattttttttattataattttattcattgctgaattttctgtttctgttgagttccttttgctccttttgatctttttcttattaaGACACTTTCTCCAAAAGCCTGGCTCACATTAAGGGTAAAGTACTAAGGTACTTAGTTGTCACCTCTGAGTGATAGGGCCATTCTCTTCTTTGGGAAGATTCCCAAATATCATCATCTGGAGGGGGTTTTTTGGACTGGTCACTTTCTCTAGAAACAAAACCTCCAACCTTCAGTCTGGGGTATGTAAGCCTAGTTGTCACAATTTTATCAGTGTAGTAGAAATCTAGAAGTCTCACTATTCAGGATGTAAACTCATTTATTCTCCTCATCCCTTCtactttttcattatgtttagtGTTCTGAGTCAATCTCTACTGACAATCAATCACCAGCCAATCTTTATCTAACTGGAAAGAGTGTGGAAGACTATCTAGATACAGAAATACAGACTATCCATCAATCCAGTTTCCAATCCATGCATGCCCCCACTTTCATGGGCACCTGGCACTTCCAATTCTTCAGCCTTTGTGGTGTTATGAAGTGTTAGGTCCTGAGCTACCCCCCTGCTGGGCTGAGGTTTCCGCTAACTCAAATGTGATTTGCCCATCTGCTTTTCTGGcttctaaaaattcttttttgcAATTGTCTCATTTTAAACTCCTTCAATCCTACTgaatttctatcttttaaaacCCCTTTACTTCCTTTTTGGTGGATTTCTGAGAAGCAGCTGAGTTAAGCAAGTAGGTTCAATCAGCCACATGTAAACGGAAGTCCAAGCAGAGCACAATATTTAAAACGTATgatgcacttaaaaaaatactggaaagatAAACCAATAGGTCAAAGTGGTAGAATTACAGgtgattttagttttgtttctccttctgcttttCAGTATTTGCCAAGATTTTTGCACAGAATGTGTATTAGTTTTGTAATTAAAGAGGAAGGATGGCGTGCTATTTGGCCTCAAGCCTTCAGAAACAGACATTAGAGTGACTTTTAAAAGGCAGCACAATTTGGGTAAAGCTTGAAAGATGTgtgcaaaaatgaaaatagctttttAACAGGAATCACTCTTGTTAAAACCCTATAGCGGCCTACGCTGCAACAAAACTAACTGCATTCCAATCTCCAGCTCCATGACATACTAACTGTAAACATCAAACAAGCTACTTGAACCCTCTGTGTCCAGTTTCCCTATcggtaaaatgggattaatattAGTACTTCTCCCTAGGACTGTTGTGATGATTGAAGGAGCTCCTGCACGTAAAGCACTCAGAAAAGTGCCTaacagtaagtactcaataaatgttggcttttATTAACCATTATTGTTACATCGACaccttaatggaaaaaaatgttaagttctAGTTCAATTTACGGAAAATAAACATAGTACTAACACTCTgttgtttaagttttatttattgaaaactattcaaaataagcttaaaaaataaaaagataaaaagcctAATTATCCATTCAGTTGATGATGTTCAAATAGGCAAGGATAAAACCACCAAAGCGGTTAAATGGAGAAATACCTCTGTCATTAAGCGTTTTAGTCCTTCAACTTCATCTTCTCCTGGGTTAAGTTCACCACCTGGTCTGTATAAAGGTTAAGAATTTCACCTTTCAACTTAAAACAATTTTAGGATAACAGGAAGAACACAATAATAGTTATTTCTATCATATAACTGAATAACACATATTTCAATGTCACATAAGGCAATCAAAGCAAACAAATGTCAAAGGGAGGGGGAAGAATGTGCTATAAAGTTGAATTCATAATATTAATTCACCAGACTAACAGTGCACAAACCATAGCTTTAAACGaacaaaatatgtaatataacaAACAACTTCTAGCCACCAGTCTTTCCCACTCTCTTTTCTCTGGAAGGTAATCTGGTCATAATGGATTCTAGAAATGCCCAAGGAGGCAATGGACCACATTCTTTAGGTCTGAAAAATGGGGCATTCTTCAAGAATTCCAAACTAAGGATTTGGACCTCTCTTTTTGGTACAATCTGGTCAAACAGTTGTGCACTAAATGTATAATATGGAGATATTTGTgagtttaaatataaaactaaacagTTACCTATAAAAATGTAAGTCATTTTAAGAATAGGAAACACCATTCAtcctaagaaagaaataatatcacTTGTTCTTAGTAATGGTACAATGACATCTAGAAATTAAACTTGAACTAATTTGCTTCACGGAGCTTCTATCAGGCTCAGTTATTAAcaacaatatacagaaacatgCAGATTGCTAgttaaggaataaatgaatactacactggagaaaaatgacattttttctctttctaaagacTCCATTAACAGCAGTGTTTATGGAAATAAATGACTAAGGTCTAAAATTGTCTTCCAAAGCTGCACAAAACAGCAATCCTATTAAAAGTTGTCTAGCTGTTAACTTCCAATGACACTTACAATTTGAAGAAAGTTGTTCCCAGCTGTAGCAGTAACACATGTGGTAGCCGGTGCTCATGTACAATCAGAACCCCTTCTACAGTCCTTCTCATTCCAATTTTATCAAACTCCTCCCTCATGCGTTGAAATCTGGCTGCAACAGAGCTGTCCTTCTCA
Encoded proteins:
- the NUDT21 gene encoding cleavage and polyadenylation specificity factor subunit 5 isoform X2; the encoded protein is MSVVPPNRSQTGWPRGVNQFGNKYIQQTKPLTLERTINLYPLTNYTFGTKEPLYEKDSSVAARFQRMREEFDKIGMRRTVEGVLIVHEHRLPHVLLLQLGTTFFKLPGGELNPGEDEVEGLKRLMTEILGRQDGVLQDWVIDDCIGNWWRPNFEPPQYPYIPAHITKPKEHKKLFLVQFYIQLNSCTVEK